The genomic interval TGGACTTTTTTCCAGTGGTGTTTGCTGGTGAGCTTGTTGCTAGAATTATTCTTGGTCAAAAAACGCGGTTGCTGGTAGCAGCCACACCGAGACCCACTTTGAGCTTTCCCGGCGCTGCCTACATCTGCGCTGCACCAATCAGATCGACCAGACAACGGACCATGTAAGTCTTTATTCATGCCTCAGCACCTACTAGGTACCTACACagtaaggtaaggtgaggtaaggtatcGTAATTACCACCTGAAGTAGACAACTATATGGACTAGACAGCAAGAGAACGAGGTCCTCAGACTCGTTGTCATAAGTTATACTGACTATTGTAATGTTTTCATGAATGAAATAGGAGGGATCCTGTAGCAGTGGATGCATCTCTGAGGTATAGGAATAAGCCATGGACTAGTGTTTTGCCACTTTTAGATATGCTGAAGCTATCGAATCTTCTCAATTGAATCAAAAATACAAAATCATGACCGGATAGAGTAGCTTCTCTCTAGAAATGCCGTCAATTGAATTGACCAAGTGACGTTGAAGCAACGACGTGATGTGATTGCTGCGCACAGACCACCGAGTTCAAGTCCCAGCAAGGTGCACCTGCCTGAGGTACCTTGGTACCTTTCGATTTGACTTGCAACCAGGCAAGTGCCGTTTCTCGACCCTCGACCTTCAATTCCCACTTACACGACCGACAACGAACCAATTGTCCTCCACCGCAAACCCCCAACACCTTCAGAATGCAGGTCCGGCACAGAAACACAGTAGAGCGCCTCGACAGGCCGAGCGCATACTACCACAACCGGGTGAGCAACGGCCACAGCTTCCCTCCAGCCTTCTGTCTTTCCAACAGTTCAAGCAAGGAAACAAGCAAACCCTCAAACAGCCAGCAGCTAATCTGAGAAAACCCCTCACAGAACAAGCGCAGGAGAAACGACAACCGCGACGCCGCCCGCGAAGCCCGCGACGCCGAAGACGAGGCCGCCACCAAGAACGAGCCCCTCCCCGAGGACCCCCTCGCCAACGCGACGACGCTCTACGTCGGCAACCTCTCCTTCTACACCACCGAGGAGCAGGTCTACGAGCTGTTCTCAAAGTGCGGCGAGATCAAGCGCCTCGTCATGGGCCTCGACCGCTTCAACAAGACCCCCTGCGGCTTCTGCTTCGTCGAGTACTACACCCACCAGGACGCCCTGGACTGCATGAAGTACATTGGCGGCACCAAGCTCGACGAGCGCGTCATCCGTACCGATCTCGACCCCGGTTTTGAGGAGGGGAGGCAGTACGGTCGTGGCAAGAGCGGTGGGCAGGTGCGTGACGAGTACCGCGAGGACTTCGACGAGGGACGTGGTGGGCATGGTAGGGCGATCCAGATGCAGAGGGATCGGGACGATCGGATGGGCGAGTATGAGGAGTCGCGATGAGTGTTGGGCGATTGTGTACGGATATGTTTGGGACTGGGGAACACGTCTTTGTCCGACAAAGGACGGCATCAAAAGCAAATGGAACGTGGGGGAAGACGCAAAAGGAGAACGAGAGACTCTACTTTGGGTGGTGGGAAACAATGCTGTCGCAATAACTAGGCAGGCTTCTGGGAATCGATACCCCAATATGACACAATCATGGACATTGAAATGGTAGAAACCTGGGTGCGTGATTGGAAATTCCTGCTTCAACCTCATATTCGCCCCATGCAGTTGTACATAAAGGTGTGTGATTTCATCTCCTGAGCCCAAAGCAGATGCTATAATATACAGAGAAGCTTTCTTGTCTGCTCCTGTCCACTGCAACGGCAGCCGTCCGTTGGACCCCCTCCCCTTCCTCAGCTTCGGGTTGCGTAGAGTACATATTCGTACATGGGCCGTGATTCCCAACAAGCCATTCTTTCCGTCCCGAATTTCTCGCAGCCCATCTGGCCAGTCCCAATGTCTCTGGTAGTTCAGTCTAGTAACCCGGCGGGTTCAATCTCTGCGAAACTCTCGTCCACTTGGGAAGTTCTGTAAAAGACACATTGTCAGCTTCACACCCCCATTGACTTGATAGTGCTCGCAACAGACAAAAGGAGGGGGAAACATACTGTGAATGCCCTTGCGGTACTTCTTCTCTTTGCGATCAAACATGGTATACTTGTCCCTCGGCAGCATCTCCGCCTCGGTCGGCATCTCGGCCTTCCACCGCTCCAGCGCGGCCACCGTCTCGCCCTTCTTGGCCAGCGCGGCGTCCACCGTCGCAATCACGTCGTCGACGGCGCGGAGGCGCTCGCGGTGGCGGCGCTTCTGGAACTTGGAGAGCCGCCACGGGATCTTCCAGAGGAGGCCGCTCGAGAGCGGGGAGGTCATGCGGAAGGCTCCAAACATGTTGGatgtgtgtgcgtgtgtgtatGTCGACGGGCGAGAGAGAAAGGATGTGGGCTGTTGTCGAGCCGTGATGTTTCCTCTGTTCGTGGAGGGCGGCTGGTCGGGTTCGATCCGCTTCGGATCTAGGATGGACTATGCCACAAGTATTGTGTCTATCCCTTTCCCACAAGAGTCGTATCTCGTGCTGCCTCGCAATCCGTCGTCGTCtctgtcgtcgtcgtcgcttGTGGTGCTCAGGAGCTTCAGCCTCTCTCCTTCAATTGACGAACAAAACCGTTCGATGCAGTCGCTTCCTAGGGAAATTTTGGAGCTACGAAAGCCGATTCAAAGTGGAGACATATTGGAGAGCTCAATTGGCTGGCTCTGCGCGCTCGCACGGAATTTCCCACCTCAATGGACCACGGTGCCAACCCGGGAGGGAGTCTCCACTGTCGTCCTGCAGGCCCGCCAGCCCGCCCCGCGGGCCCTGCGCTAAGGTTCCTGGGTAGGTGTTAGCTGTCGCTGGAGGTGAGGTGTACAGCAGCAGCGGGAACTCGGTGAGAGAGACGCGAGACATCACGATACGAAGCTCCAGCGATTCTTGAGATACCCAACTCCCCCACGACGACCGCCTGCCCTTATTCCAGTGAACGCTACCTGGCCTTAATCCACGACTAAGGCGCCCCAATTTCTGGACGACACAACCTCGTGAAGCCGCACACCTATCCTCGAACCGAACAAGCGCAACCCGAACCCTTCGAAGCCAGATTCTCACAAGCAGTCCCCGCCCACGCATGTCGCGCCAGTGATAGAGAGGTTCGTTATAACCAAGAGCGCAAGACTGGAACCAAGAGATAGAAGGAAACAAACGCCGCGCGCACACACAACGGAACAATGTCGTACTACTTCGCCATCGTCGGCACGCAAGACAACCCCCTCTTCGAATACGAATTCGGCACCTCAAAGCAAGGCGGCGACGGCCAGTCGCGCTTCAACGAGCAGGTCCGCCACCTGAACCAGTTCATCCTGCACAGCAGTCTGGATATCGTGGAGGAAGTACAGTGGGCGCAGGGGCAAATGTAAAAAAATGCCCACCTCCAACTCCCAACACATCCCTCCACTCGGTCTCTCGTGCTCGAGCTTTTCGCTCGCATCCATCGCAACGCAAATACGGCATAGGCCAGACACACAAACGCAAGCCTGCTGACACGATTCCCTCACCCGATACAGGTACCTCAAAATCGTAGACAAGTTCTTCAACAACTACGTCTCCTGCTTCGTCACGGCGGGCAACGTGAAGTTCCTCCTCCTGCACCAGCCCTCCGCGCCCTCCACCACGGCGTCCTCGCGCTCGTCGACGGCCATCGGCGCCAACCCCACCAGCCCCGCGACCGAGGAGGCCATCAAGAATTTCTTCCAAGAGGTGTACGAGAACTGGGTCAAGGCCATTATGAGTCCGTTCTACAGGGTCAATATGGAAGTCAAGAGTCCTGTGTTCAGGTCACGAGTTGCGGCGGCGGGTAGGAAATATCTATAGACATTACAAGGGCCATGGTGGACGAGATAGACCAAGCGAGTCATGTTTTACAGCAGGTGCAGCCTAGACTACTCACATTATTTAGAGTGGATCACTTTACAAAACGTAAACAAGACACGCGTCACGATCAAATCAAGCCAGAGGAACCAGAGTGTATGTTGTGTTCAAGTCACCATATTGGTTGGTGTTCCATTTCAGACAATGCGTCTGCCTATCGACGCCATGAGAGCACTATCATTCCCAGAGTCTCGTGATTCCCAAACGCCATAAATCAACGTGATGTATCCATATCCCCATTACCGTTGAAAAGACCAATGAATCCACAACGAAAGCTCGCCTTTCAGCAGTCCAGATACCACGGCGCCATGGCATCCGAGTCGCGCAAAAGGCAAAGCAACCATCGAAGTGATACGCTTAACCACCGAAACCGTACAGGGTGCGGCCCTGGCGCTTGAGGGCGTAGACAACGTCCAGGGAGGTGACGGTCTTGCGCTTGGCGTGCTCAGTGTAGGTGACGGCGTCACGAATGACACCCTCAAGGAAGGACTTGAGGACACCGCGAGTCTCCTCGTAGATCACTGGAAGGGGGATATGTTAGTACTCTATTGATGAGCAGGGTAGAGGATGTCGGGTCAACTTACTGGCAGAAATACGCTTGACACCACCACGACGAGCGAGACGGCGGATAGCGGGCTTGGTGATACCCTGAATGTTGTCACGCAAAATCTTGCGGTGACGCTTGGCGCCGCCCTTTCCGAGGCCCTTGCCGCCCTTGCCGCCTGGAAGACGTTAGTATCATGATAactactaagtaataaagactCAAAGTAGAGAGCATGATGCGACCAGAACGAGACGCGTATCCGCGATGGATGAGGTTGAGACGCGTTCTAAAGCAGAGACGCATACCAACGGATCCTCATCCATTAAACCGCGGGGTTACGCCGCACTCGGGACGCGCCACGACACCGCGACAAAGAGCAGGGTCGAGTAGGTAAAATAGAGATGCAACTTACGTCCAGTCATTGTGAATGAGGTTTGTTGAAGTAGATGCTTAAGTGGATGGGATAAGCGCGTCTCGATAAAGACGTGTCGTTGATGACGTTGAAAGTTGGTGTTGATGGATACGTTGGGTGTGGGAAAAGGGAAGAGTGGGAATGGGGGGAAGAAGAGACGGCTGAGGGGGGTAAAGAATAAATAAGGCGGTGCTGCAAGTCCGGGGGGATGGTTACTGATTGTGTGGTGCGGCAGGCGCTGATGGGATCAGTAGGCTAGTCCCGATTTGGCGAGTGCTCTTTATTTCTGAAAAAACGGGCAATTGTCCTCTATTTTCCGCCGGGAAATCGGGGCTCTTTGGCTGACATGGTTGCTTAACGAAGCGCTATTTTGACAGGCGCGCTTTTTTGTTATGGAACGCTGCACGCATTGTTGGGTGGGGGTGGAACGTGCAcggcttctttttttctagTCGGGGGAAGGACCCAACTTCCCAAGGGGACCGGGCCAAGCAGAAAGAGCCGTCGAAAGCAGGGGGGGTGTTGGTTGCCAAAAGCAGAGGTCAAGGCAAGTGCGGTGACTTTTGACTGGCCCGAGCTCTCTCTTTCCACTTCAAACTCCAGACATTGAACCATTGTCGCGGTCACGCGTCACCAATGGTCTTTTTCCTAAGTTCCTGCACTCTGCCAATGGCCACTGCCGCTCCCGATTTGCCGACCGCTTTCATCTTTCACGTTTCTTTTGCTCAGCGAGACTTATTTTTGATTGGTCCAATTTTGCCATCCTCCTCCCCGCTGCTGGGTGTTCA from Colletotrichum lupini chromosome 2, complete sequence carries:
- a CDS encoding RNA recognition domain-containing protein is translated as MPPPSSSPSKASAVSRPSTFNSHLHDRQRTNCPPPQTPNTFRMQVRHRNTVERLDRPSAYYHNRNKRRRNDNRDAAREARDAEDEAATKNEPLPEDPLANATTLYVGNLSFYTTEEQVYELFSKCGEIKRLVMGLDRFNKTPCGFCFVEYYTHQDALDCMKYIGGTKLDERVIRTDLDPGFEEGRQYGRGKSGGQVRDEYREDFDEGRGGHGRAIQMQRDRDDRMGEYEETASKANGTWGKTQKENERLYFGQASGNRYPNMTQSWTLKW
- a CDS encoding trafficking protein particle complex subunit 2; this translates as MSYYFAIVGTQDNPLFEYEFGTSKQGGDGQSRFNEQVRHLNQFILHSSLDIVEEVQYLKIVDKFFNNYVSCFVTAGNVKFLLLHQPSAPSTTASSRSSTAIGANPTSPATEEAIKNFFQEVYENWVKAIMSPFYRVNMEVKSPVFRSRVAAAEWITLQNVNKTRVTIKSSQRNQSVCCVQVTILVGVPFQTMRLPIDAMRALSFPESRDSQTP
- a CDS encoding histone H4.1, which codes for MTGRGKGGKGLGKGGAKRHRKILRDNIQGITKPAIRRLARRGGVKRISAMIYEETRGVLKSFLEGVIRDAVTYTEHAKRKTVTSLDVVYALKRQGRTLYGFGG